The Paramisgurnus dabryanus chromosome 1, PD_genome_1.1, whole genome shotgun sequence genome includes a window with the following:
- the tbcc gene encoding tubulin-specific chaperone C has translation MSLLTPVTVNVLSPRPSHNMEALRMEVTVENDDGDVNTAVKVPERVLRRDQARLEEVERRRNVKESQTVTEEKSDFFTSTFNAEKAALEASISGCNHSDRDEASKTLEDATVKIQQLQKFLNDSVMFLTQYEIRQAQASLQKLQSSLADKRELALPKKKFAFRSRNTGASKQPEPIQDTTVKSASVVDGPVMLDAAISVNQCGFSNVHDQVLIKQAEEIQQRDVLLSNLTNCKVRLYGCPSTVHIKMVRNCEILCGPVSSSVFVDQCTKSILAVPCQQLRTHNTSATQIYIHVTSRAIIEDCHDVRFAPFTWTYPEIHDHFKVSRLDPDRNNWEQVDDFNWLAAGTPSPNWTVIPESERISSWD, from the coding sequence ATGAGTTTACTTACTCCCGTCACGGTAAACGTACTCTCGCCACGCCCGTCTCACAACATGGAGGCACTCAGAATGGAAGTTACTGTGGAAAATGATGACGGAGATGTAAACACCGCCGTTAAAGTTCCCGAAAGGGTGTTACGGAGGGATCAAGCGAGGCTCGAGGAGGTCGAGCGGCGTAGAAACGTTAAAGAAAGTCAAACCGTGACGGAAGAAAAGAGCGATTTCTTCACGTCCACCTTTAATGCTGAGAAGGCTGCGTTGGAAGCGAGCATCTCCGGCTGTAACCACAGCGACCGCGACGAAGCCTCAAAAACATTGGAGGATGCTACTGTCAAAATCCAACAGCTCCAGAAATTTCTTAACGACAGCGTGATGTTTCTAACGCAATATGAAATACGACAGGCCCAAGCATCCTTGCAGAAACTCCAGAGCTCTCTTGCTGACAAAAGGGAGTTGGCTTTGCCTAAAAAGAAATTCGCCTTTAGATCCAGAAACACGGGGGCAAGTAAACAGCCAGAACCCATTCAAGACACAACAGTAAAGTCTGCATCTGTTGTGGATGGTCCTGTGATGCTAGATGCTGCCATCTCAGTAAACCAGTGTGGATTCTCCAATGTCCACGATCAAGTTTTGATCAAGCAAGCTGAAGAAATTCAGCAAAGGGATGTGCTGTTATCCAATCTGACAAACTGTAAAGTGAGACTTTATGGGTGCCCGAGCACCGTCCACATCAAAATGGTCCGCAACTGTGAGATACTTTGTGGGCCTGTTTCCAGCTCTGTTTTTGTTGACCAATGCACTAAAAGCATTTTAGCAGTTCCCTGTCAGCAGCTGCGCACCCATAATACTTCAGCCACTCAGATATACATCCATGTGACCAGCCGGGCAATTATTGAGGACTGTCATGACGTCAGGTTTGCCCCATTCACATGGACTTACCCAGAGATTCATGATCATTTTAAAGTTTCTAGACTTGATCCAGACCGGAACAACTGGGAACAGGTGGACGACTTCAACTGGCTTGCTGCTGGTACACCATCACCTAACTGGACTGTCATTCCAGAGTCGGAGAGAATATCTAGTTGGGATTAA